A single window of Grus americana isolate bGruAme1 chromosome 10, bGruAme1.mat, whole genome shotgun sequence DNA harbors:
- the RHCG gene encoding ammonium transporter Rh type C, translating into MERPRHQGMAKNTYMRWRLPLVCLLWEVAMIVLFGVFVRFSPEADAHWEEEKREMNLTSDIENDFYFRYPSFQDVHVMIFVGFGFLMTFLKRYGFGAVGFNFLLAAFGIQWALLMQGWFHSFKSGKILIGVENLINADFCVGSVCIAFGAILGKTSPIQLLIMTLFQVTLFAVNEYILLNLLHVKDAGGSMTIHTFGAYFGLTVTRILYRPNLEQSKDKQGSVYHSDLFAMIGTLYLWMYWPSFNSAISDHGDAQHRAAINTYCSLAACVLTTMAFSSMLQKKGKLDMVHIQNATLAGGVAVGTSAEMMLTPYGSLIVGFICGIVSTVGYVYLTPFLESRLHIQDTCGIHNLHAMPGLIGGIVGAITAAAATEDVYGKEGLIKVFDFTGTYRTRTPSVQGGFQAAGIVVSLLIAFAGGALVGAILKLPVWGDAAAENCFEDDIYWEVPEDEESDVYHMHNPDKPASP; encoded by the exons ATGGAGCGGCCGAGGCACCAGGGGATGGCGAAAAACACGTACATGCGCTGGCGGCTCCCACTCGTCTGCCTCCTCTGGGAGGTGGCCATGATTGTCCTCTTCGGGGTCTTCGTGCGCTTCAGCCCCGAAGCTGATGCGCACTGGGAGGAAGAGAAGCGAGAGATGAACCTAACCAGCGACATAGAGAATGATTTCTACTTCCGATACCCAT CTTTCCAGGATGTCCACGTGATGATATTTGTGGGCTTTGGCTTCCTCATGACGTTCCTCAAGCGTTATGGATTCGGAGCCGTGGGTTTCAATTTCCTCCTTGCTGCCTTTGGGATCCAGTGGGCTCTCCTGATGCAAGGCTGGTTCCACTCTTTCAAGAGCGGGAAGATCCTCATTGGAGTGGAGAA ccTGATCAATGCTGATTTCTGCGTGGGCTCTGTGTGCATTGCCTTTGGGGCCATCCTGGGCAAAACCAGCCCCATACAGCTTCTCATCATGACTTTGTTTCAAGTCACGCTCTTTGCGGTGAACGAGTACATCCTCCTCAACCTGCTTCAT GTTAAGGACGCGGGTGGCTCCATGACCATTCACACCTTCGGAGCCTACTTTGGCCTCACAGTGACACGCATCCTATACAGACCCAACCTGGAGCAGAGCAAGGACAAGCAGGGCTCCGTGTACCACTCCGACCTCTTCGCTATGATCG gtaCGCTGTATCTATGGATGTACTGGCCCAGTTTTAACTCAGCAATTTCTGACCATGGGGATGCCCAGCACCGGGCTGCCATTAACACATACTGCTCACTGGCTGCTTGTGTCCTCACCACAATGGCCTTCTCCAGCATGCTGCAGAAGAAAGGCAAGCTTGACATG GTACACATCCAGAATGCAACGCTGGCGGGTGGCGTGGCCGTGGGCACCAGTGCGGAGATGATGCTGACTCCATACGGCTCCCTCATTGTTGGGTTCATCTGTGGCATCGTGTCCACGGTGGGGTATGTCTACCTCACG ccTTTTTTGGAGTCCAGGTTGCACATCCAGGACACGTGCGGCATCCACAACCTCCACGCCATGCCGGGCCTTATTGGGGGCATTGTGGGGGCcatcactgctgctgcagccacagaggATGTGTATGGAAAGGAAGG GCTCATCAAGGTGTTTGACTTCACTGGCACGTACCGGACACGGACACCCAGTGTCCAAGGAGGGTTCCAGGCGGCTGGCATTGTGGTGTCTCTGTTGATCGCTTTTGCCGGAGGAGCCCTTGTGG GGGCCATCCTGAAGCTGCCGGTTTGGGGCGACGCCGCCGCCGAGAACTGCTTTGAGGACGACATTTACTGGGAG GTGCCGGAGGACGAGGAGAGCGACGTGTACCATATGCACAACCCCGACAAGCCCGCCTCGCCCTGA